TGTGTTTTGGCTGGCCGTTTGAGTCTGCTGTGACAAACGGAAGATTGATGTTGGTGGTTGTAACCCCTGAGAGCTCGATCTTTGCCTTTTCTGCAGCATCGGTTATTCTCTGGAGTGCAGACCTGTCTTTTGAAAGATCGATACCTTCTTCCTTTTTGAATTCAGAGACAACATAGTCCACTATCTTCTGGTCGAAATCGTCTCCTCCAAGTTTGGTATCACCACTGGTTGAGAGCACCTCGAATACACCATCGCCCAGCTCCAGGACGGATACATCAAAGGTACCTCCTCCAAGATCATAGACCAGTATCTTCTGATCACCTTCAGACTTATCAAGACCATATGCAAGGGATGCTGCAGTTGGTTCATTGATTATTCTCTTAACTTCAAAGCCTGCAATCTTTCCTGCATCCTTTGTTGCCTGGCGCTGTGAATCGTCAAAATAGGCAGGTACCGTGATCACAGCTTCATCGATTGTTTCCCCGAGATAGGACTCTGCATCCTCTTTCATTTTCCTGAGTATCATTGCAGAGATCTCCTGGGGAGTATAATCCTTGTCCCGCAGGGTAACCTTATAATCAGCTTTTCCTATGTGCCTTTTGATAGAATATACGGTGTTCTCGGGATTTGCAATGAGCTGGCGTTTTGCAACCTGTCCCACCAGCTTTTCACCCTTCTTTGAAAAGCCAACAACTGAAGGAGTTGTCCTTCCACCCTCTGCATTGGGTATAACTGTTGGTTTTCCGCCTTCAATAACTGCCATACATGAATTGGTTGTACCAAGATCAATTCCTAATATTTTTCCCATATGTAATCTCCTCACTTATTTTTTATAAATAGAGTAAATATCAATCCTTAGTAGATATAGTGTTCTTTAGATCCAAAATCCGTACTTACTAAATCTGTGCTTACTGTTCCTTTTCCTGTTCTTCATCAGCCTTTGCAATGGAGACCAGAGCAGGGCGTATTACCTTTGAGTTGAGCATATATCCCGGCCTGCATTCATCCACAACTGTATTCTCAGGAAGGTCACTGGCCGGAACCTGCATGATAGCCTCATGCACTCTTGGATCAAATTCTTCTCTTTCACATTTGATCCTCTCAAGCCCGTTCTTTTCCAGAATATTGTACAGCTGCCTGTATACCATCTCCACACCCTTAATCATTGAATCCGGGTCCTTTGACTCTTCTGCAGATCTGAGTGCCCTTTCAAAGTTATCAACCACTTCCAGCAGTTCAAGCATCAGATTCTCTATGGCATAGTTGCGGTATTCTTCCTTTTCACGCAGACTGCGTTTCCTGAAGTTCTCAAATTCCGCTCCAAGTCTCATGAATCTGTCGCGAAGCTCCTGAAGTTCGGATTCCATCTTCTTAAACTCCTCAATATCAACAGAATCTGTACCGGAAACATTTCCCTCTTCAGGTTCCAGACTGTTGTTCTTTTTTTCTGAATTACCGCTGTTCAATGTTTATCCCTGCCTGTAACAAGTACTGTCTTCCTGATGTACATTATATGAAACAGTTCGATGTTGGCATGGATTGTTTGCAATTCTATAAATAGTTTTCGTTGAAGCCTGCAGAAAGCAATAAAACCCCGGCCAAAAAAAAGCATTCAGTATCTGCAGTTCATGCAAAATGCTCCTGCATCTTGCAGGACAGCATTTTGATGAGCAGCATACTGGCGATCATGCATACTGCCAGTGCAGATATGATCTGTTCCCATCCAATGGCCTGAATCCCGCCCTCAGCAGCAAACCGGATACCACCGAAAAAAGAAACGCTTGCAAAGGTAAGGGCAACTGACGCAATGAATCCTCCTACCAGTGATCCTACCTGATCAGCACCCCTGTTCTCAAAGAACACGGATCCGGTGATAAAGACCACTGCAAATATCAGCAGTATCAGAGGAAGGGGCATGGGACTTATACTATTTGACATCATAAACATTATTCCCAGTGCCACACCGATCATGAAAACAGCCATGACTGTAGATGCAGCTATTGCCTGTACAAAGGGATTCTCTGATAAAAAATTCATATTCATCCTCCTCAATCAAAATAATCCAACCTGATAATATATATTTATTGTTACTATGAGAGTGTCGTCCTGCTGATGGAAATACTAATATTTTATTAAGATATTGCTACCCACAATGAGAATAGTTCTGGCAGAGTACGCTACCGGCACATGCATAAATTCAGGAATACTTGCAGAGGGACGCGCCATACTGAGAACACTTGCAGCCAGTTTTGAAAGGACAGGACATGAGGTAGTATATCCTTCAGCTGGCAGTGTTATTGGATACGGAACTTCAGTGCAATCTGATGAAGAGACTTTTTCCAGGGTAATTGAAAGGGAGGCAAAGAGATCGGACCTGGGTCTTGTGATCGCACCGGATCATATACTGCCATACTTCACATCCATAATCGAAGATAACACTGTCAACCTTGGATGCACTCCGGAATCTGTTCAGATATGTGCAGACAAACTCAGATGTTCACATATACTTGAAAAAAACAGAATCAGCACTCCACCACTGCTCAGCAGACCTGATGGAGGACTGTGTGTTACAAAACCCAGGTACGGATGTGCCAGTGAAAATACAGGAATCTGTTCTGATTTCAGACTCAGTGATGATCTGATCGCCATGCGCTACATTGAAGGTGAGCATATGAGTGCCAGTTTTATTGCAGGCCAGGGCATACTCCCGCTCTCGATAAATCTGCAGTTGATGAAGATGAATACCGGCGCAGACAGCTGCAGTATTGAGTACAATGGATGCATAACGCCTTACAATACTCCATTATCAGATACCCTGTTCTCTATTGCAGCATCCGTTTCCTCCATTCTTGGGTGCAGGGGATATACAGGGATAGATTTTGTTGTAGCTGACAGGCCATATGTTGTTGATATCAATCCCAGGCCTACGACATCACTTGTTGGTATATGCCAGGTAATGGAAGAGGAGATCGCAGACCTGCTGCTTAA
Above is a genomic segment from Methanosalsum zhilinae DSM 4017 containing:
- the grpE gene encoding nucleotide exchange factor GrpE, whose product is MNSGNSEKKNNSLEPEEGNVSGTDSVDIEEFKKMESELQELRDRFMRLGAEFENFRKRSLREKEEYRNYAIENLMLELLEVVDNFERALRSAEESKDPDSMIKGVEMVYRQLYNILEKNGLERIKCEREEFDPRVHEAIMQVPASDLPENTVVDECRPGYMLNSKVIRPALVSIAKADEEQEKEQ
- a CDS encoding ATP-grasp domain-containing protein codes for the protein MRIVLAEYATGTCINSGILAEGRAILRTLAASFERTGHEVVYPSAGSVIGYGTSVQSDEETFSRVIEREAKRSDLGLVIAPDHILPYFTSIIEDNTVNLGCTPESVQICADKLRCSHILEKNRISTPPLLSRPDGGLCVTKPRYGCASENTGICSDFRLSDDLIAMRYIEGEHMSASFIAGQGILPLSINLQLMKMNTGADSCSIEYNGCITPYNTPLSDTLFSIAASVSSILGCRGYTGIDFVVADRPYVVDINPRPTTSLVGICQVMEEEIADLLLKNIDKELPEKVNLTGRYSFTKEDIR